Within the Herbaspirillum sp. RTI4 genome, the region CGTCAGGCGGGACAGCGCTTTGTCGGCTTTGCCGCGGCTGGTGTTGGGCGGCGGCAGCAATCTGCTGCTGACCCGCGATTTCCCCGGATTAGTGCTGCATATGCGCAACCGTGGCATCGCCATCGCCGGGGAGGATGCGGACTATGTCTACGTGCGCGCTGCCGCCGGCGAAAGCTGGCATGGGCTGGTGGAGTGGACATTGGCGCAGGGGCTGGGTGGACTGGAAAATCTGGCGCTGATTCCCGGCAGTGTCGGTGCCGCACCGATCCAGAACATCGGCGCTTATGGTGTCGAACTCAAGGATCGTTTTCATCAGGCGCTGGCCTACGATTTTCTGACTGGCGAACGGATGACTCTGGATACGCTTGCTTGCGCCTTTGCTTATCGCGACAGTGTTTTCAAGCAGACGCTGCGCAATCGCGCCGTGGTACTGGAAGTGACGCTGGCTCTGCCGCGGCGCTGGCAAGCCAATTGTCGCTATGCCGATGTAGCGCAGGCGTTGGAGGCTTCAGGGATTACTGATCCGACACCAAGGGAGATAGCGGACGCCGTGATAGCGATACGTCGCCGCAAGCTGCCTGACCCTGCCGTGACAGGCAATGCCGGAAGTTTTTTCAAGAACCCATTGGTATCGGCGCAGCGGTATCAGGAACTGGCACTGCTCTGGCCGCAATTGACTGGCTATGTGCAGCCAGATGGCAGCTATAAGCTGGCAGCGGGCTGGCTGATTGATCAATGCGGCTGGAAAGGCCGGCAGCTAGGTGCGGCGGGTGTGTATGAGAAGCAGGCGCTGGTGCTGGTCAATCGAGGCGGTGCCAGCGGCCAGGAGATTGCGGAGCTGGCGAAAGCGATACAGGCCGATGTTGAGGCGCGCTTTGGCGTGAGGCTGGAGCCGGAGCCGGTTTATATCTGATCGATATCAGGGCCATTATTGTGTTCCGTTGGCAGCTGCAGCTGCAGCTGCATTTGCGTTTGCAGCCGCCATTGATTTTCCTGCAATTGACTTCCCTTTGTGAGAAGTCA harbors:
- the murB gene encoding UDP-N-acetylmuramate dehydrogenase, giving the protein MLPIPLQRDFSLRNFNTFGVDARALAYLEVTDADILAAVRRDSALSALPRLVLGGGSNLLLTRDFPGLVLHMRNRGIAIAGEDADYVYVRAAAGESWHGLVEWTLAQGLGGLENLALIPGSVGAAPIQNIGAYGVELKDRFHQALAYDFLTGERMTLDTLACAFAYRDSVFKQTLRNRAVVLEVTLALPRRWQANCRYADVAQALEASGITDPTPREIADAVIAIRRRKLPDPAVTGNAGSFFKNPLVSAQRYQELALLWPQLTGYVQPDGSYKLAAGWLIDQCGWKGRQLGAAGVYEKQALVLVNRGGASGQEIAELAKAIQADVEARFGVRLEPEPVYI